A genomic stretch from Pseudomonas sp. MUP55 includes:
- a CDS encoding alpha/beta fold hydrolase — translation MQSSSNLFPVALISAERRGDLSEDVYRLKPGNSPDGTVELAVTRLGLADGPENRGTPVIFVHGSFSNRRFWYSPKGIGLGAHLARRGFDVWIPEMRGHGLSKRNHDYARNRVADYARYDLPAIGAFVREQSGQVAHWIGHSLGATTLAAALGGQHLNAQSVASVALFGCQVSRTHWPLKLPPVEWGGRFILKRLGQLSGPRFKRGPEDEPAGVMIEAMRWNGLFGRFGDAECDWWKGLADVDVPLLAVSAAGDQQDPDWACRKLFEQVGSEHRQYLCLGRRQGFTDDFGHVQMLVSKAAQAQVWPLVERWLKDPLTPLFGTRPEAVAEV, via the coding sequence ATGCAAAGCAGCAGCAACCTGTTTCCTGTCGCCCTGATCAGCGCTGAACGTCGTGGCGACCTGAGTGAAGATGTGTACCGCCTCAAGCCCGGTAACAGCCCCGACGGCACCGTCGAGCTGGCGGTTACCCGGCTGGGCCTGGCCGATGGCCCGGAAAACCGGGGCACGCCGGTTATATTTGTGCACGGCAGTTTTTCCAATCGACGCTTCTGGTATTCGCCCAAGGGCATCGGGCTGGGGGCTCATCTGGCACGCCGTGGATTTGATGTCTGGATCCCGGAAATGCGCGGCCATGGTCTGTCCAAGCGCAACCATGACTACGCCCGCAACCGTGTCGCCGATTACGCACGCTACGATTTGCCAGCCATTGGCGCGTTTGTCCGTGAGCAAAGCGGACAGGTTGCGCATTGGATCGGCCATTCCCTCGGCGCCACGACGCTGGCTGCAGCGCTGGGTGGGCAACATCTGAACGCGCAGTCAGTGGCGTCGGTGGCGTTGTTCGGATGTCAGGTCAGCCGCACCCATTGGCCGTTGAAACTGCCACCGGTGGAGTGGGGCGGTCGATTTATTCTCAAGCGCCTGGGTCAGCTGTCCGGCCCGCGCTTCAAGCGTGGCCCTGAGGACGAGCCGGCCGGTGTGATGATTGAAGCGATGCGTTGGAATGGCCTGTTTGGCCGCTTTGGCGATGCCGAGTGCGATTGGTGGAAAGGCCTGGCGGACGTCGACGTGCCGTTATTGGCGGTCAGCGCGGCGGGCGACCAGCAAGATCCGGACTGGGCGTGTCGCAAGTTGTTCGAGCAAGTCGGCAGCGAGCATCGCCAGTACCTGTGCCTGGGGCGTCGGCAGGGGTTTACCGATGACTTCGGGCATGTACAAATGCTGGTCAGCAAGGCCGCACAGGCCCAAGTGTGGCCATTGGTGGAGCGCTGGTTGAAAGACCCGCTGACACCTTTGTTCGGCACTCGGCCTGAGGCGGTCGCTGAAGTTTAG
- a CDS encoding OmpA family protein, whose amino-acid sequence MKLKNTLGLAIGSLIAATSFGVLAQGQGAVEGELFYKKQYNDSVKHIEDGFNPGARIGYFLTDDLSLNLSYDKTNHTRSNDGTGSQKIKGDTGSLVAQYHFGQAGVDSLRPYVEGGFGHQSRTNVQADGHSGRDQTTFATIGTGVKYYFTNNLYARAGVEADYGLDNGKWDYSALVGLGVNFGGNAGAAAPAPTPAPAPEPVPEPEAPVAQVVRVELDVKFDFDKAVVKPNSYGDVKNLADFMAQYPDTNVEVAGHTDSVGPDAYNQKLSQRRADAVKQVLVKDGVAPSRITSVGYGESRPVADNATEAGRAVNRRVEAAVEAQAK is encoded by the coding sequence ATGAAACTGAAAAACACCTTGGGCTTGGCCATTGGTTCTCTTATTGCCGCTACTTCTTTCGGCGTTCTGGCACAAGGCCAAGGCGCAGTTGAAGGCGAGCTGTTCTACAAGAAGCAGTACAACGATAGCGTCAAGCACATCGAAGACGGCTTCAATCCTGGCGCTCGCATCGGTTACTTCTTGACCGACGACCTGTCCTTGAACCTGTCCTACGACAAGACTAACCACACCCGTTCGAACGACGGTACTGGTAGCCAGAAAATCAAAGGTGATACCGGCAGCCTGGTTGCCCAATATCACTTCGGTCAAGCTGGCGTTGACAGCCTGCGTCCATACGTTGAAGGCGGTTTCGGCCACCAGAGCCGTACCAACGTGCAAGCTGACGGTCACAGCGGTCGCGATCAGACTACTTTCGCTACCATCGGTACCGGCGTGAAGTACTACTTCACCAACAACCTGTACGCTCGTGCTGGTGTTGAAGCTGACTACGGTCTGGACAACGGCAAGTGGGACTACTCCGCACTGGTCGGCCTGGGTGTGAACTTCGGCGGTAACGCTGGCGCAGCTGCTCCAGCTCCTACCCCAGCACCAGCTCCAGAGCCAGTTCCAGAGCCAGAAGCTCCGGTTGCTCAGGTTGTTCGTGTTGAGCTGGACGTTAAGTTCGACTTCGACAAGGCCGTTGTTAAGCCTAACAGCTACGGCGACGTTAAAAACCTGGCCGACTTCATGGCTCAGTACCCAGACACCAACGTAGAAGTTGCTGGTCACACTGACTCCGTAGGTCCAGACGCTTACAACCAGAAGCTGTCCCAGCGTCGTGCTGACGCTGTTAAGCAAGTCCTGGTTAAAGATGGCGTAGCTCCTAGCCGCATCACTTCCGTAGGTTACGGCGAATCCCGTCCAGTTGCTGACAACGCAACTGAAGCTGGTCGTGCTGTTAACCGTCGCGTAGAAGCAGCGGTAGAAGCTCAAGCTAAGTAA
- a CDS encoding pyruvate, water dikinase regulatory protein: MKRSAFFISDGTGITAETLGQSLLAQFENITFAKFTRPYIDSVDKARAMVQQINLAAEKDGFRPIIFDTIVNQDIREILATSNGFMIDIFSTFLAPLEQELSEHSSYSVGKSHSIGHNSNYMERIEAVNFALDNDDGARTHYYDKADLILVGVSRCGKTPTCLYMAMQFGIRAANYPLTEDDMEHLTLPAALRAHSHKLFGLTIDPDRLTAIRNERKPNSRYSSYAQCEFEVREVENLFRRENIAHINSTHFSVEEISAKILVEKGVERRFK; this comes from the coding sequence ATGAAACGATCTGCTTTCTTTATTTCCGATGGCACCGGCATCACGGCCGAAACACTGGGCCAGAGCCTGCTCGCGCAGTTCGAAAACATTACCTTCGCCAAATTCACGCGGCCTTATATAGACAGCGTGGATAAAGCGCGGGCCATGGTACAACAAATCAATCTGGCGGCCGAAAAAGACGGCTTTCGCCCGATCATTTTCGACACCATCGTCAATCAGGATATTCGTGAGATTCTCGCGACGTCGAATGGTTTCATGATCGACATCTTCTCCACGTTCCTGGCGCCATTGGAACAGGAGCTGAGCGAACATTCCTCTTACTCCGTCGGAAAGTCCCACTCCATTGGTCATAACTCCAACTACATGGAGCGTATCGAGGCGGTGAACTTCGCCCTCGACAACGACGACGGCGCCCGCACGCACTACTACGACAAGGCCGACCTGATCCTGGTCGGCGTGTCGCGCTGCGGCAAGACGCCAACCTGTCTGTACATGGCCATGCAATTCGGCATCCGCGCGGCCAACTACCCGTTGACCGAAGACGACATGGAACACCTCACGCTGCCAGCCGCCCTGCGCGCGCATTCGCACAAGCTGTTCGGCCTGACCATCGACCCGGACCGGCTCACTGCGATCCGCAATGAACGCAAGCCCAACAGCCGTTATTCCAGTTACGCCCAGTGCGAGTTCGAAGTGCGCGAAGTGGAAAACCTGTTCCGTCGCGAGAATATTGCGCACATCAATTCCACGCATTTTTCGGTGGAAGAGATTTCGGCGAAGATTCTGGTGGAGAAAGGCGTGGAGCGGCGTTTTAAGTGA
- a CDS encoding mechanosensitive ion channel family protein — protein sequence MELDLWTQSLVTAMTALWTKVANFIPNLFGALVLVLLGFVVAKLLDTLLSKLLAKLGLDRLMAGTGLTKLLGRAGLQVPISTLVGKIVYWFVLLIFLVSAAQSLGLERVSATLDMLALYLPKVFGGALVLLVGVLLAQLANGLVRGAAEGVGLDYAAGLGRIAQGLVIIISISVAISQLEVKTDLLNHVIVIVLITVGLAVALAMGLGSREIAGQILAGIYVRELYQVGQQVRVGEVEGQIEEIGTVKTTVLTDEGELVSLSNRILLEQQVSSR from the coding sequence ATGGAACTTGATCTCTGGACCCAGAGCCTGGTCACCGCGATGACCGCATTGTGGACCAAGGTGGCGAATTTCATTCCCAACCTGTTTGGTGCCCTGGTCCTGGTATTGCTGGGCTTTGTCGTGGCCAAGCTGCTCGACACCCTGCTGTCCAAATTGCTTGCCAAACTCGGGCTGGATCGCCTGATGGCCGGCACCGGTCTGACCAAGCTGCTGGGCCGCGCAGGGCTGCAAGTGCCGATTTCTACCCTGGTCGGCAAGATCGTCTATTGGTTCGTTCTACTTATTTTTCTGGTTTCTGCGGCTCAGTCCCTTGGACTTGAGCGAGTTTCAGCTACGCTCGACATGCTGGCACTGTATTTGCCGAAGGTTTTCGGCGGCGCGCTGGTGTTGCTGGTCGGTGTTTTGCTCGCTCAGTTGGCCAACGGCCTGGTGCGCGGAGCCGCCGAAGGCGTCGGGCTGGACTATGCGGCAGGTCTGGGGCGAATTGCCCAGGGACTGGTGATCATCATCAGTATTTCGGTCGCGATCAGTCAGTTGGAGGTCAAGACTGACCTGCTGAACCACGTTATTGTGATCGTTTTGATTACCGTTGGTCTGGCCGTTGCACTGGCCATGGGCCTCGGAAGCCGGGAAATTGCCGGTCAGATTCTTGCGGGAATCTATGTGCGTGAGTTGTATCAGGTTGGGCAACAGGTGCGTGTGGGCGAGGTCGAAGGGCAAATCGAGGAGATCGGCACAGTCAAGACGACAGTGCTGACCGATGAGGGAGAACTGGTGTCGCTGTCGAACCGGATTCTCCTGGAGCAGCAGGTCAGTAGCCGCTAA
- the rraA gene encoding ribonuclease E activity regulator RraA — protein sequence MNHYVTPDLCDAYPELVQVVEPMFSNFGGRDSFGGEIVTIKCFEDNSLVKQQAEQPGAGKVLVVDGGGSLRRALLGDLIAEKAAKNGWEGMVIYGCIRDVDVIAQTDLGVQALASHPMKTDKRGLGDLNVVVTFAGVTFRPGEYVYADNNGVIVSPSPLKMPE from the coding sequence ATGAACCATTACGTGACCCCCGACCTGTGCGATGCGTACCCGGAACTGGTACAGGTGGTCGAGCCGATGTTCAGCAACTTCGGTGGCCGAGACTCCTTTGGCGGCGAAATTGTCACCATCAAATGCTTCGAGGATAACTCGCTGGTCAAGCAGCAGGCCGAACAGCCGGGCGCCGGTAAGGTGCTGGTGGTCGATGGCGGTGGTTCGCTGCGCCGCGCGCTGCTGGGCGACCTGATCGCCGAGAAAGCCGCAAAAAATGGCTGGGAAGGCATGGTGATCTACGGTTGCATCCGCGATGTCGACGTGATCGCCCAGACTGACCTGGGCGTGCAGGCCCTGGCTTCGCACCCGATGAAAACCGACAAGCGTGGCCTGGGTGACCTGAACGTGGTGGTCACCTTTGCAGGCGTGACGTTCCGCCCGGGGGAGTACGTGTATGCCGATAACAACGGTGTAATCGTCTCGCCCAGCCCACTGAAAATGCCTGAATAA
- a CDS encoding PLP-dependent aminotransferase family protein produces the protein MTVKTNIDMVSIMREGLSSGQGVKYKRLSDVMERGILEGTIEPGRKLPPHRVLSDNLGVTIGTISRAYGELERLGLVVARVGDGTFVRKRGMERQRDEGFRNFSEEPRQYFDMSRNMHIPGQETVFLAQSFQTLSTNGKFLQDISAYTPDAGLPRYREAGAQWLVQRDFHPIPEQVICVNGGQHGLLCAMMALLRAGDTVVTEQLTYPGLITAARMLGVRLIGLEMDEEGVLPGALDEVCRNHRISALYCTPTIQNPTTAVLSVARREALVKVCREHNLLILEDEAHGVLVEDRPPPLSAFAPERTILISSLSKAVSAGLRVGYVHAPPALVSRISAALRSTCWMATPVTLELATQWIENGTAQYLLRQQINEISRRKALVEGLLTGLAYRTHLNSPHFWIEVPEPWRASEIEAELKQNNYLIATAEAFAVGQTAVPQFIRASICNTSGDDQLLREGFDALATALGQGGGRFHL, from the coding sequence ATGACTGTCAAAACAAATATTGACATGGTGTCAATTATGCGTGAGGGGTTGTCCAGCGGTCAGGGCGTGAAGTACAAGCGCCTGTCCGATGTCATGGAAAGGGGCATCCTCGAAGGCACGATTGAACCGGGAAGAAAACTGCCGCCCCATCGGGTGCTTTCCGACAATCTGGGTGTCACTATCGGCACCATCAGCCGCGCCTACGGTGAGCTGGAGCGGCTAGGGTTGGTGGTGGCGCGTGTGGGTGACGGCACGTTCGTGCGCAAGCGTGGGATGGAGCGCCAGCGGGATGAAGGCTTTCGCAATTTCAGCGAGGAGCCACGCCAGTACTTCGATATGAGCCGCAACATGCATATCCCCGGGCAGGAAACGGTGTTTCTGGCCCAGAGCTTCCAGACCTTGTCGACCAACGGCAAATTTCTCCAGGACATCAGCGCCTACACCCCGGATGCAGGCCTGCCGCGCTACCGTGAGGCCGGTGCGCAATGGCTGGTGCAGCGCGACTTCCATCCGATCCCCGAGCAGGTCATCTGCGTCAATGGCGGTCAGCACGGCTTGCTCTGCGCGATGATGGCGTTGCTGCGTGCCGGCGACACGGTGGTCACCGAACAATTGACTTACCCGGGGCTGATCACCGCCGCGCGCATGCTGGGTGTACGGCTGATCGGGTTGGAGATGGATGAAGAAGGCGTGCTGCCGGGCGCGCTGGATGAAGTCTGTCGAAACCACCGGATTTCGGCGCTGTACTGCACGCCGACTATCCAGAACCCTACAACGGCGGTGTTATCGGTGGCGCGTCGAGAAGCTTTGGTCAAAGTCTGTCGCGAGCACAATCTGCTGATACTTGAGGACGAAGCCCACGGTGTATTGGTAGAAGACCGCCCACCACCGCTGAGCGCCTTTGCGCCCGAGCGCACGATTTTGATCAGCAGCCTGAGCAAAGCGGTGTCGGCTGGGCTGCGGGTCGGTTATGTGCATGCACCGCCGGCGCTGGTCAGTCGTATTTCCGCGGCGTTGCGCTCGACCTGCTGGATGGCCACCCCGGTGACCCTGGAGCTTGCGACCCAGTGGATCGAAAACGGCACGGCGCAATACCTGCTGCGCCAGCAGATCAACGAGATCAGTCGGCGCAAGGCGTTGGTCGAAGGCTTGCTGACTGGCCTGGCCTACCGTACCCACCTCAATAGCCCACACTTCTGGATCGAAGTCCCGGAGCCATGGCGCGCGTCGGAAATCGAGGCGGAACTCAAGCAGAACAATTACCTGATCGCCACCGCCGAGGCGTTTGCCGTGGGGCAGACGGCGGTGCCGCAGTTTATCCGGGCGAGTATCTGCAATACCTCGGGGGATGACCAACTGTTGCGTGAAGGCTTCGATGCGCTGGCGACGGCGCTGGGGCAGGGGGGCGGCAGGTTTCACCTGTGA
- the ppsA gene encoding phosphoenolpyruvate synthase, whose protein sequence is MVEYVVSLDKLGVHDVEHVGGKNASLGEMISNLAGAGVSVPGGFATTAQAYRDFLELSGLNAQIHAALDALDVDDVNALARTGAQIRQWIMEAEFPEKLNEEIRTAFATLSAGNPDMAVAVRSSATAEDLPDASFAGQQETFLNIRGVENVIRAAKEVFASLFNDRAISYRVHQGFDHKLVALSAGVQRMVRSETGTAGVMFTLDTESGFRDVVFITGAYGLGETVVQGAVNPDEFYVHKHTLEAGRPAILRRNLGSKAIKMIYGDEAKAGRSVKTVEVDKAERARFCLTDAEVSELAKQAMIIEKHYKCPMDIEWAKDGDDGKLYIVQARPETVKSRTSANVMERYLLKETGTVLVEGRAIGQRIGAGKVRIIKDVSEMDKVQPGDVLVSDMTDPDWEPVMKRASAIVTNRGGRTCHAAIIARELGIPAVVGCGNATQLLKDGQGVTVSCAEGDTGFIFEGELGFDIKQNSIDAMPDLPFKIMMNVGNPDRAFDFAQLPNAGVGLARLEFIINRMIGVHPKALLNYDGLPLDIKESVDKRIAGYNDPVGFYVEKLVEGISTLAAAFYPKKVIVRLSDFKSNEYANLIGGKLYEPEEENPMLGFRGASRYISEAFRDCFELECRALKRVRNEMGLTNVEIMVPFVRTLGEASQVVDLLAENGLTRGENGLRVIMMCELPSNAILAEEFLEFFDGFSIGSNDLTQLTLGLDRDSGIIAHLFDERNPAVKKLLANAIQACNKAGKYIGICGQGPSDHPDLAKWLMEQGIESVSLNPDSVLETWFFLAEGQASA, encoded by the coding sequence TTGGTAGAGTACGTAGTTTCCCTCGATAAGCTCGGCGTCCATGATGTAGAGCATGTGGGGGGCAAGAACGCATCCCTCGGCGAGATGATCAGTAATCTTGCAGGCGCTGGTGTTTCGGTGCCGGGTGGTTTTGCCACCACGGCCCAGGCTTACCGCGATTTCCTCGAGCTGAGCGGCCTCAACGCCCAGATCCACGCCGCGCTGGACGCCCTGGACGTCGACGACGTCAATGCCCTGGCCCGGACCGGCGCCCAGATCCGTCAATGGATCATGGAAGCCGAGTTCCCCGAGAAGCTCAACGAAGAAATCCGCACCGCCTTCGCCACGTTGTCCGCCGGTAACCCGGATATGGCCGTCGCCGTGCGCTCCTCGGCCACCGCCGAAGACTTGCCGGATGCCTCTTTCGCCGGCCAGCAAGAGACCTTCCTTAATATCCGCGGCGTGGAAAACGTGATCCGCGCGGCCAAGGAAGTGTTTGCCTCGCTGTTCAACGACCGCGCCATTTCCTACCGCGTGCACCAGGGTTTCGACCACAAGCTGGTGGCCTTGTCTGCCGGTGTGCAGCGCATGGTGCGTTCGGAAACCGGCACCGCCGGCGTGATGTTCACCCTGGATACCGAATCGGGCTTCCGTGACGTGGTGTTTATCACTGGCGCCTACGGCCTGGGCGAAACCGTCGTACAAGGCGCGGTGAACCCGGACGAATTCTACGTGCACAAGCACACCCTTGAGGCCGGTCGCCCGGCCATCCTGCGCCGCAACCTGGGCAGCAAGGCAATCAAGATGATCTACGGCGACGAGGCCAAGGCCGGTCGTTCCGTCAAGACCGTTGAGGTCGACAAGGCCGAACGTGCGCGTTTCTGCCTGACCGACGCTGAAGTCAGCGAATTGGCCAAACAAGCGATGATCATCGAGAAGCACTACAAGTGCCCGATGGACATCGAGTGGGCCAAGGACGGTGACGACGGCAAGCTGTACATCGTGCAGGCCCGCCCCGAAACCGTGAAGAGCCGCACCTCGGCCAACGTCATGGAGCGTTACCTGCTCAAGGAAACCGGCACTGTGCTGGTGGAAGGCCGTGCCATCGGCCAGCGCATCGGCGCCGGCAAGGTACGCATCATCAAGGACGTGTCCGAAATGGACAAAGTCCAGCCAGGCGACGTGCTGGTTTCCGACATGACCGACCCGGACTGGGAACCGGTGATGAAGCGCGCCAGCGCCATCGTTACCAACCGTGGCGGGCGCACGTGCCACGCGGCGATCATCGCCCGTGAGCTGGGGATTCCCGCGGTCGTCGGTTGCGGCAACGCCACGCAGTTGCTCAAGGACGGCCAGGGTGTAACCGTGTCCTGTGCCGAAGGCGATACCGGGTTCATCTTCGAAGGCGAGCTGGGTTTCGACATCAAGCAGAACTCCATCGACGCCATGCCTGACCTGCCGTTCAAGATCATGATGAACGTCGGCAACCCGGACCGCGCCTTTGACTTCGCGCAATTGCCGAACGCCGGTGTGGGCCTGGCCCGCCTGGAGTTCATCATCAACCGCATGATCGGCGTGCACCCCAAGGCCCTGCTGAACTACGACGGCCTGCCGCTGGACATCAAGGAAAGCGTCGACAAACGCATCGCCGGCTACAACGACCCGGTGGGCTTCTACGTCGAGAAGCTGGTGGAAGGCATCAGCACCCTGGCGGCGGCGTTTTACCCGAAGAAGGTCATCGTGCGGCTGTCGGACTTCAAGTCCAATGAATACGCCAACCTGATCGGCGGCAAGCTCTACGAGCCGGAAGAAGAAAACCCGATGCTGGGTTTCCGTGGCGCCTCGCGTTACATCAGCGAAGCGTTCCGTGACTGCTTCGAACTCGAATGCCGCGCCCTCAAGCGCGTGCGCAACGAGATGGGGCTGACCAACGTCGAAATCATGGTGCCGTTCGTGCGTACCCTGGGTGAGGCGAGCCAGGTAGTCGACCTGCTGGCTGAAAACGGTTTGACGCGCGGCGAGAACGGCCTGCGGGTCATCATGATGTGCGAGCTGCCGTCCAACGCCATCCTGGCCGAAGAGTTCCTGGAATTCTTCGATGGTTTCTCCATCGGCTCCAACGACCTGACCCAGTTGACCCTGGGCCTGGACCGCGACTCCGGAATCATCGCTCACCTGTTCGACGAGCGAAATCCCGCAGTCAAGAAGCTGCTGGCCAACGCCATCCAGGCCTGCAACAAGGCCGGCAAGTACATCGGTATCTGCGGCCAAGGCCCTTCCGACCACCCGGACCTGGCTAAATGGCTGATGGAGCAGGGTATCGAAAGCGTCTCGCTGAACCCCGATTCCGTGCTCGAAACCTGGTTCTTCCTCGCCGAAGGCCAAGCGTCGGCTTAA
- the cobA gene encoding uroporphyrinogen-III C-methyltransferase, producing MSAKVWLVGAGPGDPELLTLKAVRALHEADVVLIDDLVNPAVLEHCADARVITVGKRGGCRSTPQEFIHRLMLRYARQGKCVVRLKGGDPCIFGRGGEEATWLREHGVEVELVNGITSGLAGATNCDIPLTLRGVSRGVTLVTAHTQDDSSLNWRALAEGGTTLVVYMGVAKLEEIREQLLEGGMAANMPVAMIENASLPEQRECRSDLASMHEDAQTFALKSPAILVIGRVASTAQVACVAAAASA from the coding sequence ATGAGCGCAAAAGTTTGGCTGGTAGGCGCAGGGCCCGGTGATCCGGAGTTGCTCACCCTTAAAGCGGTAAGGGCGCTGCATGAAGCGGATGTGGTGCTGATCGACGATCTGGTCAACCCGGCAGTGCTGGAGCACTGTGCCGATGCGCGGGTGATCACCGTGGGCAAGCGCGGCGGCTGTCGCTCCACACCGCAAGAGTTCATTCACCGGCTGATGCTGCGCTACGCGCGCCAGGGCAAATGCGTGGTGCGCCTTAAAGGCGGTGACCCGTGCATCTTCGGTCGGGGTGGCGAGGAAGCAACGTGGCTGCGCGAGCATGGAGTCGAGGTGGAGTTGGTCAATGGAATCACTTCAGGGCTGGCTGGAGCGACGAATTGCGACATCCCGTTGACGTTGCGCGGTGTGAGCCGTGGCGTGACGCTGGTCACGGCGCATACCCAGGACGACAGCAGCCTGAACTGGCGCGCACTGGCTGAGGGCGGAACGACACTGGTGGTGTACATGGGCGTAGCCAAGCTGGAAGAGATACGCGAACAGTTGCTGGAGGGTGGCATGGCTGCAAATATGCCGGTGGCGATGATCGAAAATGCGTCGTTGCCCGAGCAGCGCGAATGCCGTAGCGACCTCGCCTCGATGCATGAAGATGCGCAGACTTTTGCGCTCAAGAGCCCGGCGATCCTGGTGATTGGCCGTGTCGCCAGCACAGCGCAGGTGGCCTGCGTCGCGGCGGCGGCCAGCGCCTGA
- the sigX gene encoding RNA polymerase sigma factor SigX encodes MNKAQTLSTRYDPRELSDEELVARSHTELFHVTRAYEELMRRYQRTLFNVCSRYLGNDRDADDVCQEVMLKVLYGLKNFEGKSKFKTWLYSITYNECITQYRKERRKRRLMDALSLDPLEEASEEKAPTPEEKGGLDRWLVHVNPIDREILVLRFVAELEFQEIADIMHMGLSATKMRYKRALDKLREKFASETET; translated from the coding sequence TTGAATAAAGCCCAAACGCTGTCCACGCGCTATGACCCCCGTGAGCTCTCTGATGAGGAGCTGGTCGCGCGTTCGCACACGGAGCTGTTTCACGTAACACGCGCGTACGAAGAATTAATGCGCAGGTATCAACGCACTCTGTTCAACGTTTGTTCAAGGTATTTGGGGAACGATAGAGATGCGGACGATGTCTGTCAGGAAGTGATGCTCAAGGTGCTGTACGGCCTCAAGAACTTCGAAGGCAAATCGAAGTTCAAGACCTGGCTCTACAGCATCACGTACAACGAGTGCATCACGCAGTATCGGAAGGAACGGCGAAAGCGTCGCTTGATGGACGCCTTGAGTCTGGACCCCCTTGAGGAAGCGTCTGAAGAGAAGGCGCCGACACCCGAGGAAAAGGGCGGACTCGATCGCTGGCTGGTGCATGTGAACCCGATTGACCGTGAAATTCTGGTGCTACGTTTCGTCGCAGAATTGGAATTTCAGGAGATCGCTGACATCATGCATATGGGGTTGAGTGCTACAAAAATGCGTTACAAACGTGCTCTTGATAAATTACGTGAGAAATTTGCGAGCGAGACTGAAACTTAG
- a CDS encoding zinc transporter ZntB: MFEEDNAQWGLVHALVLDGKGGARSIARTELDELQLQPQESLWLHWDRSHPQTQTWLRTSSGLSEFACDLLLEENTRPRLLPLPDAELLLFLRGINLNPGAEPEDMVSVRIFAAANRVISLRLRPLRATDELLVQLAEGKGPRTASELILYMAQYLTNKVQDLVTGLSEIVDSEEEKLDADERYTPEHGSVLQIRRRAAGLKRFLAPQRDIFAQLTRIKLAWFCDDDADYWNELHNSLTRYLEELELARERVGLVLEAEDRRLSLRMNRTMYRFGIITGIFLPMSFLTGLLGINVGGIPFSSSPYGFMIACLLMVSVALGQWWLFRRLRWV; this comes from the coding sequence ATGTTCGAGGAAGACAACGCGCAGTGGGGGCTGGTGCATGCCCTGGTACTGGACGGTAAAGGCGGTGCGCGTTCGATTGCCCGGACTGAGCTTGACGAGTTGCAACTGCAACCCCAGGAAAGCCTGTGGCTGCATTGGGACCGCAGCCATCCGCAAACCCAGACCTGGCTGCGCACATCCAGCGGCTTGAGCGAATTTGCCTGTGACCTGCTGCTGGAAGAAAACACCCGCCCGCGGCTGTTGCCGTTGCCGGATGCCGAACTGCTGCTGTTTCTGCGCGGGATCAATCTCAACCCCGGCGCGGAACCGGAAGACATGGTTTCGGTACGCATATTCGCCGCGGCCAATCGTGTGATCTCCTTGCGTTTGCGCCCGTTACGGGCCACCGATGAGCTGCTGGTGCAGTTGGCAGAGGGTAAGGGCCCCAGAACCGCGTCTGAACTCATCCTTTATATGGCGCAGTACCTGACCAACAAAGTGCAGGATCTGGTCACCGGGCTGTCTGAAATCGTCGATTCCGAGGAAGAAAAACTCGATGCCGACGAACGGTATACGCCTGAGCACGGCAGTGTCTTGCAGATCCGTCGGCGTGCGGCTGGGCTCAAGCGTTTTCTGGCACCGCAACGGGATATTTTTGCGCAGCTGACGCGCATCAAGTTGGCGTGGTTCTGTGACGACGACGCTGACTATTGGAACGAGTTGCACAACAGCCTGACCCGTTACCTGGAAGAACTGGAATTGGCTCGGGAGCGCGTGGGGCTTGTACTTGAGGCCGAAGACCGGCGCTTGAGCCTGCGCATGAACCGCACGATGTACCGCTTCGGGATCATCACCGGCATCTTCTTGCCAATGAGTTTTCTGACTGGTTTGCTGGGCATCAATGTAGGGGGGATACCGTTTTCCAGCAGCCCCTACGGATTCATGATTGCCTGCCTGCTGATGGTCTCGGTAGCCCTGGGTCAATGGTGGCTGTTTCGGCGATTGCGCTGGGTTTGA